A genomic segment from Lutibacter sp. A80 encodes:
- a CDS encoding pyridoxal phosphate-dependent aminotransferase yields MPSISTKGKNMPESPIRKLVPYAENAKKRGIEVFHLNIGQPDIKTPDCALQAIKNNTVEVLAYSRSEGSEEYRTKIADYYVKNNINVTANEIIVTTGGSEALLFALGSITDPGDEIIIPEPFYANYNGFSIGSGVNIRPVISKIEDNFALPAISEFEKLITPKTKAILICNPGNPTGYLYSKEEIQKLAEIVKKHDLFLIADEVYREFVYDNIQHQSVLSNFGLEENAIIIDSVSKRYSMCGARIGCLVSKNKNVIKTALKFAQARLSPPTFAQIASEAALETPQTYFDEVIVEYKDRRDTLIQELQKIKGIKVANPKGAFYCVAELPIDNADKFAQWLLEDYNSNNQTVMVAPAAGFYSTEGIGINQVRIAYVLKKEDLIRSVAILKDAIEKYNQI; encoded by the coding sequence ATGCCTTCTATATCAACTAAAGGAAAAAATATGCCTGAGTCACCAATTAGAAAATTGGTTCCTTATGCCGAAAATGCTAAAAAAAGAGGAATAGAAGTATTTCATTTAAATATTGGACAACCAGATATTAAAACTCCAGATTGTGCTTTACAAGCTATTAAAAACAATACTGTTGAAGTACTTGCTTACAGTAGATCTGAAGGATCTGAAGAATACCGTACAAAAATTGCAGACTATTATGTTAAAAATAATATTAATGTAACTGCAAACGAAATTATTGTTACAACTGGTGGTTCTGAAGCCTTATTATTTGCTTTAGGAAGTATTACTGACCCTGGTGATGAAATTATAATTCCTGAACCATTTTATGCAAACTATAATGGATTTTCTATTGGTTCTGGTGTAAATATTCGCCCAGTTATTTCTAAAATTGAAGATAATTTTGCTTTACCAGCAATATCAGAATTTGAAAAACTAATTACTCCTAAAACAAAAGCAATCTTAATTTGTAACCCTGGAAATCCAACAGGATATTTATATTCAAAAGAAGAGATTCAAAAATTAGCTGAAATTGTGAAAAAACACGATTTATTTTTAATTGCTGATGAAGTTTACAGAGAGTTTGTTTACGATAACATACAACATCAATCTGTTCTAAGTAACTTTGGTTTAGAAGAAAATGCAATTATAATTGATTCAGTTTCTAAACGCTACAGTATGTGTGGTGCTCGTATTGGTTGCTTAGTTTCTAAAAATAAAAATGTAATAAAAACTGCACTTAAATTTGCACAAGCACGTTTAAGTCCCCCAACATTTGCTCAAATTGCAAGTGAAGCAGCTCTAGAAACACCACAAACTTATTTTGATGAAGTAATTGTTGAATATAAAGATCGAAGAGATACGCTAATTCAAGAGCTTCAAAAAATTAAAGGTATAAAAGTTGCAAATCCAAAAGGAGCTTTTTATTGTGTTGCAGAATTACCTATTGATAATGCCGATAAATTTGCTCAGTGGTTATTAGAAGACTATAACTCAAACAATCAAACTGTTATGGTAGCTCCTGCTGCAGGTTTTTATAGCACCGAAGGAATTGGTATTAATCAAGTAAGAATAGCATACGTTTTAAAGAAAGAAGATTTAATTAGATCTGTAGCTATTTTAAAAGATGCAATTGAAAAATACAATCAAATTTAA
- a CDS encoding CCC motif membrane protein codes for MEKQKLPHAQSSLIFGIVSIVTACCCFGLPGVIFGFIGLSNSKKAIAIYKEDPSQYTGDGNANTGKITSIIGIVLGAIAVLQLAYAIFSGSWQEQMDMYKDLIEQAS; via the coding sequence ATGGAAAAACAAAAACTTCCTCACGCTCAAAGTTCATTAATTTTCGGTATTGTTTCAATTGTAACTGCTTGTTGCTGCTTTGGATTACCAGGTGTTATTTTTGGATTTATTGGACTAAGCAATTCAAAAAAAGCAATAGCTATTTATAAAGAAGATCCTTCACAGTATACTGGAGATGGAAATGCTAATACTGGAAAAATAACTTCTATTATTGGTATTGTTCTTGGAGCAATAGCTGTTTTACAACTTGCCTATGCTATTTTTAGTGGGAGTTGGCAAGAACAAATGGATATGTATAAAGATTTAATTGAGCAAGCAAGTTAA
- a CDS encoding bifunctional 5,10-methylenetetrahydrofolate dehydrogenase/5,10-methenyltetrahydrofolate cyclohydrolase, protein MILLDGKKTSADLKIEIAASVKELKAKGQKTPHLAAILVGTDGASMTYVNAKVKACELVGFNSTLIDLPEETSEATLLQEIDALNNNDDIDGFIVQLPLPKHIDEQKVLMAVNPDKDVDGFHPTNVGRMTLDLPSFLPATPFGILELLERYNVETSGKHVVVIGRSHIVGRPMSILMSQKRPAGNATVTVAHSRTKNLKELCLQADIIIAALGIPEFLTGDMVKDGVTIIDVGITRVEDASKKRGYRLAGDVHFESVSPKSAYITPVPGGVGPMTIAMLMKNTLLACERKN, encoded by the coding sequence ATGATACTACTCGACGGAAAAAAAACATCAGCTGATTTAAAAATTGAAATAGCTGCATCTGTAAAAGAATTAAAAGCTAAAGGTCAAAAAACACCTCATTTAGCGGCTATTTTAGTTGGTACAGATGGCGCTAGTATGACGTATGTAAATGCTAAAGTAAAAGCTTGTGAATTGGTTGGCTTTAATTCAACATTAATTGATTTACCTGAAGAAACTTCTGAAGCAACATTATTACAAGAAATTGACGCTCTTAACAATAACGATGATATTGATGGTTTTATAGTACAATTACCATTACCAAAACATATTGATGAACAAAAAGTTTTAATGGCTGTAAATCCAGATAAAGATGTGGATGGATTTCACCCAACAAATGTTGGAAGAATGACTTTAGATTTACCTTCATTTTTACCTGCAACACCGTTTGGTATCTTAGAATTATTAGAACGTTATAACGTAGAAACTTCTGGTAAACATGTTGTAGTTATTGGTAGAAGCCACATTGTAGGTCGTCCAATGAGTATTTTAATGAGCCAAAAAAGACCAGCTGGAAATGCAACAGTTACAGTTGCCCACAGTAGAACTAAAAACTTAAAAGAACTTTGCCTTCAAGCAGATATAATTATTGCTGCATTAGGTATTCCAGAATTTTTAACTGGCGATATGGTAAAAGATGGTGTTACAATTATAGATGTTGGAATTACACGCGTTGAAGATGCTTCAAAAAAACGTGGTTATCGTTTAGCTGGAGATGTACACTTCGAAAGCGTTAGTCCTAAATCTGCATATATAACTCCTGTTCCTGGAGGTGTAGGCCCTATGACTATTGCTATGCTAATGAAAAATACTTTATTAGCTTGTGAACGTAAAAACTAA
- a CDS encoding type I phosphomannose isomerase catalytic subunit — MLNYPIKFQPILKDKIWGGDKLVNKLNKKSNLKDIGESWEISDVKGDVSIVENGALKGKSLKELLETYTVDLLGKNNFANFGTNFPLLIKFIDAKQDLSVQVHPNDALSKKRHNSFGKTEMWYIMQADEGARLILGFNKTINADAYVKLLEEKKIMSVLNDVPVEKGDAFFIETGTVHAIGAGIVLAEIQQTSDITYRIYDFDRVDDAGNERELHTELAVDALNFSDDIDTVRTYTSEKNKLNNVVKCEYFKTNFIPVAQELNLDYTETDSFVIFMCVEGDGIITVNGKSETINFGETILVPATTKNVTIKGTCNLLEVTV; from the coding sequence ATGTTAAACTATCCAATAAAATTTCAACCAATTTTAAAAGATAAAATTTGGGGTGGAGATAAATTAGTAAATAAATTAAATAAAAAATCTAATTTAAAAGATATAGGTGAAAGTTGGGAAATTTCTGATGTTAAAGGAGATGTTTCTATAGTGGAAAATGGTGCTTTAAAAGGGAAATCTTTAAAAGAATTATTAGAAACGTATACCGTTGATTTATTAGGTAAAAATAACTTTGCTAATTTTGGAACAAATTTTCCATTGTTAATTAAATTTATCGATGCAAAACAAGATTTGTCTGTACAAGTACATCCAAATGATGCTTTGTCTAAAAAGCGTCATAATTCCTTTGGAAAAACTGAAATGTGGTACATTATGCAAGCAGATGAAGGTGCTAGATTAATTTTAGGATTTAATAAAACAATTAATGCAGATGCCTATGTTAAGTTGTTAGAAGAAAAGAAAATTATGTCTGTTTTAAATGATGTTCCAGTAGAAAAAGGAGATGCATTTTTTATTGAAACAGGAACAGTACATGCAATTGGTGCAGGAATTGTTTTGGCTGAAATTCAACAAACATCAGATATAACTTATAGAATTTACGATTTTGATAGAGTAGACGATGCAGGAAATGAACGAGAACTACATACAGAATTAGCTGTGGACGCACTTAATTTTAGTGATGATATAGATACTGTTAGAACTTATACTTCCGAAAAAAATAAATTAAATAATGTTGTAAAATGCGAGTATTTTAAAACAAATTTTATTCCTGTAGCACAAGAATTAAACTTAGATTACACTGAAACAGATTCTTTTGTAATTTTTATGTGTGTAGAAGGAGATGGAATAATTACTGTTAATGGAAAATCTGAAACCATTAATTTTGGAGAAACAATTTTAGTTCCAGCAACAACAAAAAATGTTACAATTAAAGGGACTTGTAATTTATTAGAAGTAACAGTTTAA
- the ffh gene encoding signal recognition particle protein, protein MFNNLSDKLDKALHVLKGHGKITEVNVAETLKEVRRALLDADVNFKIAKNFTNTVKEKALGQDVLTSLNPGQLMVKLVKDELTELMGGETVGINLSGTPTVILMSGLQGSGKTTFSGKLANYLKTKKTKNVLLVGCDVYRPAAINQLQVVGEQIGVEVYAEVGNQNPVEISLNALKHAKETGKNVVIIDTAGRLAVDEAMMTEISNIHKAVKPHETLFVVDSMTGQDAVNTAKAFNDILNFEGVVLTKLDGDTRGGAALSIKSVVNKPIKFIGTGEKMEAIDVFYPDRMADRILGMGDVVSLVERAQEQYDEEEARKIQKKIAKNQFGFDDFLKQIQQIKKMGNMKDLMGMIPGAGKMMKDVDIDDDAFKGIEAMIHSMTPSERTEPKIINANRKKRIAKGSGTSIQEVNQLLKQFTQMSKMMKMMQGGGGRQMMQMMKGMGK, encoded by the coding sequence ATGTTTAATAATTTAAGTGATAAATTAGATAAAGCCCTTCATGTACTAAAAGGTCATGGAAAAATTACAGAAGTAAATGTTGCCGAAACTTTAAAAGAAGTAAGAAGAGCGCTTTTAGATGCCGATGTTAACTTTAAAATAGCCAAAAACTTTACAAACACTGTTAAAGAAAAAGCCTTAGGACAAGATGTATTAACATCTTTAAATCCAGGGCAATTAATGGTTAAACTTGTAAAAGATGAGTTAACTGAATTAATGGGTGGAGAAACTGTAGGTATTAACCTTTCGGGTACACCAACCGTTATTCTAATGTCTGGTTTACAAGGTTCTGGTAAAACTACTTTTTCTGGAAAATTGGCAAATTACTTAAAAACTAAAAAAACTAAAAATGTTTTATTAGTTGGGTGTGATGTATACAGACCAGCCGCAATAAATCAGTTACAAGTTGTTGGAGAACAAATTGGAGTTGAAGTTTATGCCGAAGTTGGTAATCAAAACCCTGTTGAAATTTCTTTAAATGCACTTAAACATGCTAAAGAAACTGGCAAAAATGTAGTTATTATTGATACCGCTGGTCGTTTAGCTGTTGATGAAGCTATGATGACAGAAATTTCTAATATCCACAAAGCTGTAAAACCACATGAAACCTTATTTGTAGTAGATTCTATGACTGGGCAAGATGCTGTAAATACAGCCAAAGCCTTTAATGATATTTTAAATTTTGAAGGTGTTGTTCTTACAAAATTAGATGGTGATACTCGAGGTGGTGCTGCTTTATCTATAAAATCTGTAGTTAATAAACCAATTAAATTTATTGGTACTGGTGAAAAAATGGAAGCCATTGATGTTTTCTATCCAGATCGTATGGCTGACAGAATTTTAGGAATGGGAGATGTTGTTTCTTTAGTTGAACGTGCTCAAGAACAATACGATGAAGAAGAAGCTCGAAAAATTCAAAAGAAAATTGCAAAAAATCAATTTGGCTTTGACGACTTTTTGAAACAAATTCAGCAAATCAAAAAAATGGGTAACATGAAAGATTTGATGGGAATGATACCTGGTGCTGGAAAAATGATGAAAGATGTTGATATTGATGACGATGCTTTTAAAGGAATTGAAGCAATGATACATTCTATGACACCTAGCGAACGAACAGAGCCTAAAATTATTAATGCAAATAGAAAAAAACGAATTGCTAAAGGTTCTGGAACAAGTATACAAGAAGTAAATCAATTGCTAAAACAATTTACTCAAATGAGCAAAATGATGAAAATGATGCAAGGTGGTGGCGGTAGACAAATGATGCAAATGATGAAAGGTATGGGAAAATAA
- a CDS encoding DUF2752 domain-containing protein gives MKLKYIGMLLLIIVLAFLYFFINPNDVDFLPKCPLYKTTGIYCPGCGSQRATHQLLNFNIVEVFKQNALFVLGLLIIGYHLVISGINYFFKKENNNYIYHPKTPIFLLIIIIIFWILRNIPYYPFNLLAPH, from the coding sequence ATGAAATTAAAATACATAGGAATGCTACTACTTATAATAGTACTAGCATTCCTTTATTTTTTTATAAACCCGAATGATGTGGATTTTTTACCTAAATGTCCACTTTATAAAACAACTGGAATTTATTGTCCTGGTTGTGGAAGTCAACGTGCTACACACCAACTTTTAAATTTTAATATTGTTGAAGTATTTAAACAAAATGCTTTATTTGTACTCGGTTTACTAATTATTGGATATCACCTTGTTATTTCTGGAATCAATTACTTTTTTAAAAAAGAAAACAACAATTATATTTACCATCCAAAAACTCCAATATTTCTATTAATAATAATTATAATTTTTTGGATTTTAAGAAATATCCCTTATTACCCATTTAACTTACTAGCCCCACATTAA
- a CDS encoding DNA mismatch repair protein MutS, with protein sequence MEFKIGDTVAVLDDVIKGKVIAIKKNAISIESTDGFSFDFLPNELVIIKESQFELSKYSDIADENLLEKINETSNKRNAPKFKSSLKPDDVPPMEVDLHIHQLTKSTRNMDNYDMLNLQIETAKHKIEYAIRNRIPKVVFIHGVGAGVLKTELEFLLKNYHVDVYAASFKKYGLGATEVYIYQNPKK encoded by the coding sequence ATGGAATTTAAAATTGGAGACACCGTTGCGGTTTTAGACGATGTAATAAAAGGAAAGGTAATTGCAATCAAAAAAAATGCTATTAGTATAGAATCTACAGATGGTTTTTCTTTTGATTTTTTACCAAATGAATTAGTTATTATTAAAGAAAGTCAGTTTGAATTATCTAAATATAGCGATATTGCTGATGAAAATTTATTGGAGAAAATAAATGAAACTTCAAATAAACGTAATGCTCCTAAATTTAAATCATCGTTAAAACCAGATGATGTTCCACCAATGGAAGTAGATTTACATATTCATCAACTTACAAAATCTACAAGAAATATGGATAATTATGATATGTTGAATTTACAAATTGAAACTGCCAAACATAAAATTGAATATGCCATTAGAAATAGAATTCCTAAAGTTGTATTTATTCACGGTGTAGGAGCTGGAGTTTTAAAAACAGAATTAGAGTTTTTATTAAAAAACTATCATGTAGATGTATACGCAGCTTCTTTTAAAAAATATGGTCTAGGAGCTACAGAAGTTTACATTTATCAGAATCCTAAAAAATAA
- a CDS encoding MBL fold metallo-hydrolase RNA specificity domain-containing protein — protein sequence MKITFLGGAETVTGSKILLEINYKKILIDCGLFQGLKELRLKNWEKLPIDLNEIDIVFLTHAHLDHSGYLPVLIKNGYKGAIYCTEATKDLTKIILLDSGKIQEEDAKRQNKYKYTKHKPAKPLYDIEDAKTTISHLKTFELNKWYKLDNEIQFKFLNSGHILGSAIILIKVNEKIIAFSGDLGRKSPIILPQFEYIEKADYLVVESTYGNRIHKKDSIIDNLLKYITHTYSKKGVLIIPTFSVERAQEIIYLLSILKREKKLPNIPIYLDSPMGVNATEVYFKHKEIHNLTESDIKSMLQTVQLISDVSASKAVVNNNAPKIVLAGSGMLTGGRVLHYLDKYIEDKKNSILIVGFQAEGTRGKTLLSGDSEIKFFGKYHKINAEIFKINAFSGHADQSELLDWLNHFKTAPTLTFINHGEPHQSQALKVKLKTDLNWNCTVAKMNKSYYLT from the coding sequence ATGAAAATTACATTTTTAGGAGGAGCTGAAACAGTTACTGGATCGAAAATTTTATTAGAAATTAATTACAAAAAAATATTAATTGATTGTGGTTTATTTCAAGGTTTAAAAGAATTACGTCTTAAAAATTGGGAAAAACTTCCCATCGATTTAAATGAAATAGATATCGTTTTTCTTACGCATGCACATTTAGACCATTCTGGATATTTACCCGTTTTAATAAAAAATGGTTACAAAGGAGCTATTTATTGTACTGAAGCAACTAAAGATTTAACCAAAATTATTTTATTAGATAGTGGAAAAATTCAAGAAGAAGATGCTAAACGACAAAATAAATACAAGTACACAAAACACAAACCAGCAAAACCTTTATACGATATAGAAGATGCTAAAACTACAATTTCTCATCTTAAAACTTTTGAATTAAATAAGTGGTATAAACTTGATAATGAAATTCAATTTAAATTTTTAAATAGCGGACATATTTTAGGAAGTGCTATTATTTTAATAAAAGTAAATGAAAAAATAATAGCTTTTTCAGGCGATTTAGGAAGAAAATCTCCCATTATATTACCACAATTTGAATATATTGAAAAAGCAGACTACTTAGTTGTTGAATCTACATATGGAAATAGAATACATAAAAAAGATTCAATTATAGATAATCTTCTTAAATATATAACACACACCTATTCAAAAAAAGGAGTTTTAATAATTCCAACATTTTCTGTTGAAAGAGCTCAAGAAATTATATACTTATTAAGTATTTTAAAACGTGAAAAAAAACTACCAAACATTCCAATTTATTTGGATAGTCCAATGGGAGTTAACGCTACTGAAGTTTATTTTAAACATAAAGAAATTCATAATTTAACCGAAAGCGATATAAAAAGTATGTTACAAACGGTTCAATTAATTAGTGATGTTAGTGCTTCAAAAGCTGTAGTTAATAATAATGCCCCTAAAATTGTTTTAGCTGGTAGTGGTATGCTTACTGGCGGTAGAGTTTTACATTATTTAGATAAATATATTGAAGATAAAAAAAACAGTATTTTAATTGTCGGATTTCAAGCAGAAGGTACCAGAGGAAAAACGCTTTTGTCTGGTGACTCTGAAATTAAGTTTTTTGGTAAATACCATAAAATAAACGCTGAAATATTTAAAATAAATGCATTTTCAGGTCATGCAGATCAATCTGAATTATTAGATTGGCTTAATCATTTTAAAACAGCACCAACTTTAACTTTTATAAATCATGGTGAACCACATCAAAGTCAAGCCTTAAAAGTTAAACTAAAAACTGATTTAAATTGGAACTGTACAGTTGCTAAAATGAATAAATCATATTATTTAACTTAA
- a CDS encoding cupin domain-containing protein codes for MKKYNIQKAPFIVPTTDGKLIEEHFGLASIVSELSIARMIAPAKWSEPFQTPEFDEYTYIIKGKKQFNIDGDIIVLEAGQSIKILKGTRVQYSNPFNEPCEYIAVCLPAFSMELVNREK; via the coding sequence ATGAAAAAATATAATATACAAAAAGCACCATTTATAGTACCTACAACAGATGGTAAATTAATTGAAGAGCATTTTGGCTTAGCTAGTATTGTTTCAGAGTTAAGTATTGCTCGAATGATTGCTCCAGCAAAATGGAGTGAACCTTTTCAGACCCCTGAATTTGATGAGTATACTTATATTATTAAAGGGAAAAAACAATTTAATATAGATGGAGATATAATTGTTTTAGAAGCTGGACAATCTATAAAAATTTTAAAAGGAACGAGAGTTCAGTATTCAAATCCTTTTAATGAACCATGTGAGTATATTGCAGTTTGTTTACCTGCTTTTTCAATGGAGTTGGTTAATAGAGAGAAATAA
- the murB gene encoding UDP-N-acetylmuramate dehydrogenase: MNILHNISLKKYNTFGVNVYAKRFVEINSIPELKTLLTTEKDVFLIGGGSNMLLTSDIEKLVIHLNLKGIIVNDTEKDTVFVTAEAGENWHDFVIWCISQNYGGLENLSLIPGNVGTSPIQNIGAYGVEIKDTFHQLEAIEIATGKTTTFNHSDCNFGYRNSVFKNQLKGKYIITSVTFKLTKNNHKTTISYGAIKDVLKNIEAPTLKDISNAVISIRQSKLPDPKKIGNSGSFFKNPIIDIELFKKLQEKHPSIPNYKVSSTEIKVPAGWLIEQSGFKGKRFGETGVHKKQALVLVNYGNATGKEVYLLAKKIQQTVLDKFAVPLEIEVNII, from the coding sequence TTGAATATCCTACACAACATTTCTTTAAAAAAATACAATACGTTTGGTGTAAATGTTTACGCCAAACGTTTTGTTGAAATAAATTCTATACCTGAACTAAAAACACTTTTAACTACAGAAAAAGATGTTTTTTTAATTGGCGGAGGAAGCAATATGCTGTTAACTTCAGATATTGAAAAATTAGTTATTCACTTAAATTTAAAAGGTATAATTGTTAATGACACCGAAAAAGATACTGTTTTTGTAACTGCAGAAGCTGGTGAAAATTGGCATGATTTTGTAATTTGGTGTATTTCACAAAATTATGGAGGTTTAGAAAATTTATCATTAATTCCTGGTAATGTTGGCACCTCTCCTATTCAAAATATTGGCGCTTATGGTGTAGAAATTAAAGACACTTTTCATCAATTAGAAGCTATAGAAATAGCCACTGGTAAAACAACAACTTTTAACCATAGCGACTGTAATTTTGGTTATAGAAACTCCGTTTTTAAAAATCAACTAAAAGGAAAGTATATTATTACCAGTGTAACTTTTAAACTGACTAAAAACAACCATAAAACAACTATTAGTTACGGAGCAATTAAAGATGTTCTTAAAAATATTGAGGCTCCAACTTTAAAAGATATTTCTAATGCTGTAATTTCAATAAGACAAAGCAAACTTCCTGACCCTAAAAAAATAGGAAATAGTGGTAGTTTTTTTAAAAATCCAATTATAGATATTGAATTATTTAAAAAACTACAAGAAAAACATCCAAGTATTCCAAATTACAAGGTTTCGTCAACAGAGATTAAGGTTCCTGCAGGTTGGCTTATTGAACAATCTGGTTTTAAAGGTAAACGTTTTGGAGAAACCGGCGTACACAAAAAACAAGCATTGGTTTTAGTAAATTATGGTAATGCAACAGGTAAAGAAGTTTACCTATTAGCAAAAAAAATACAGCAAACTGTTTTAGACAAATTTGCTGTACCTTTAGAAATTGAAGTAAATATTATTTAA
- a CDS encoding DUF2752 domain-containing protein — protein MDKIIAFLEDNLLSCSWKQYLGQECMGCGMQRAIILLLKGDFIGSFKMYPALYTLIIMFVFLAFHLKFDYKKGHLILRYLFIVNVIIILVNYLIKII, from the coding sequence TTGGATAAAATCATAGCATTTTTAGAAGACAATTTACTATCCTGTTCTTGGAAACAATATTTAGGACAAGAATGTATGGGATGTGGAATGCAAAGAGCAATAATTCTACTTCTTAAAGGAGATTTTATTGGCTCTTTTAAAATGTACCCTGCTTTGTATACTCTTATAATAATGTTTGTATTTTTAGCATTTCATCTAAAATTCGATTATAAAAAAGGACATTTAATATTACGCTATTTATTTATTGTTAATGTTATTATTATATTAGTAAATTATTTAATCAAAATCATTTAA
- a CDS encoding cysteine desulfurase family protein, with the protein MKNIYLDNAATSPILPEVIKTITGSMSSFYGNPSSIHQIGRKAKSLVETARKNIAKHFNASANEIVFTAGGSEADNLILRNAVTNLGVTTLISSKIEHHAVLHTIKDLEKEFNISVHWVDLDENGILNYEHLEQLLQQDTSKKMVSLMYVNNEIGNFLDIEKVSNLCTSNNALFHSDAVQAIGHFNMNVKEVPVDFFAASAHKFHGPKGVGFAYIKKGFGIYPILHGGEQERGARAGTENVHGILGMEKALELAYLNLKEDEEYIKKIKNYFIKELKKSFEGIIFNGCSESENKSSYAILNVRFPKEYSMLLFNLDLKGIAVSGGSACQSGSNKGSHVLNAILPEKEQNKTSIRFSFSKFNTVEEIDYVIKNLKQIIK; encoded by the coding sequence ATGAAAAATATTTATTTAGATAACGCAGCAACATCACCAATTTTACCCGAAGTAATTAAAACAATTACGGGTTCTATGAGTAGTTTTTATGGAAATCCATCTTCAATTCATCAAATAGGAAGAAAGGCGAAATCGTTAGTTGAAACTGCTAGAAAAAATATAGCAAAACACTTTAATGCTTCGGCTAATGAAATTGTTTTTACAGCTGGAGGAAGTGAAGCTGACAACCTAATTTTACGGAATGCAGTTACCAATTTAGGCGTTACTACTCTAATTTCTTCAAAAATTGAACACCATGCAGTTTTACATACTATTAAAGATTTAGAAAAGGAATTTAATATTAGTGTACATTGGGTGGATTTGGATGAAAATGGCATATTAAATTATGAGCATTTAGAGCAACTATTACAACAGGATACATCAAAAAAAATGGTGAGTTTAATGTATGTAAATAATGAAATTGGTAACTTTTTAGACATCGAAAAAGTTTCTAATTTATGTACATCAAATAATGCGTTGTTTCATTCTGATGCGGTACAAGCCATAGGACATTTTAATATGAATGTTAAAGAAGTTCCAGTTGATTTTTTTGCAGCAAGTGCACATAAATTTCACGGTCCAAAAGGTGTTGGTTTTGCCTATATTAAAAAGGGATTTGGTATTTATCCCATTTTACATGGTGGAGAACAGGAAAGAGGAGCAAGAGCAGGAACCGAAAATGTACACGGTATTTTAGGAATGGAAAAAGCTTTAGAATTAGCGTATTTAAATTTAAAAGAAGATGAAGAATATATAAAAAAAATTAAAAATTATTTTATAAAAGAATTAAAGAAATCTTTTGAAGGAATTATTTTTAACGGTTGTTCTGAAAGTGAAAATAAGAGTAGTTATGCTATTTTAAATGTTCGTTTTCCAAAAGAATATTCCATGTTACTTTTTAATTTAGATTTAAAAGGAATTGCAGTTTCTGGAGGAAGCGCTTGTCAAAGTGGAAGTAATAAAGGTTCACATGTACTAAATGCTATTTTGCCTGAAAAAGAGCAGAATAAAACGTCAATTCGTTTTTCATTTAGTAAGTTTAATACCGTTGAAGAAATAGATTACGTAATTAAAAATTTAAAACAAATAATTAAATAA